A stretch of Episyrphus balteatus chromosome 2, idEpiBalt1.1, whole genome shotgun sequence DNA encodes these proteins:
- the LOC129911214 gene encoding putative nuclease HARBI1 isoform X2: MMVLEEIKDSLPCDERRSRELRPITQLLIALRYYALGSFQLAIADFSGVCITSVHVVLKRVSRALAELSPRYIQMPQTQNERLKAAKEFFAVAKFPRTIGAIDCTHIRIQSPGGTDAENFRNRKGWFSLNVQTVSAANLKINDIVARWQGSAHDQRIFNMSSLKKRFEDGEFEHFILVGDSGYTNTTFLATPFLNVTNAVENLYNESQIRTRNCVERSYGVWKRRFPVLATGLRCRLETVQSVIVACAVLHNIAIDQNESQPPPEMHDFANMLAATDVPSDTLLGSASATTHNVRARLVRSYFQPMLDS; the protein is encoded by the exons ATGATGGTGCTGGAAGAAATAAAGGATTCCTTGCCGTGTGATGAAAGGAG atCACGCGAATTACGACCTATCACGCAATTGCTAATTGCATTAAGGTATTATGCGCTTGGATCTTTTCAACTAGCAATCGCGGATTTTTCAGGGGTTTGTATTACAAGTGTACACGTTGTGTTGAAACGTGTGTCCAGAGCTCTTGCCGAACTTTCCCCACGGTATATTCAAATGCCCCAAACGCAAAACGAGCGCTTGAAAGCAGCTAAAGAATTTTTTGCAGTGGCAAAGTTCCCTCGGACTATTGGTGCAATAGATTGCACCCATATTCGAATTCAATCGCCAGGTGGAACAGATGCAGAAAATTTCAGAAATCGAAAAGGGTGGTTCTCGTTGAACGTCCAGACGGTGTCTGCagctaatttaaaaattaacgaTATCGTGGCTCGGTGGCAG GGGTCTGCTCATGATCAGCGAATTTTCAACATGTCGAGTCTAAAGAAACGGTTTGAAGACGGAGAGTTCGAGCATTTTATCCTTGTTGGAGATTCGGGCTATACAAATACCACCTTTCTTGCAACACCATTTCTCAATGTCACAAACGCAGTAGAAAACTTGTATAACGAATCACAAATTCGAACTCGCAATTGTGTGGAACGTTCATATGGCGTTTGGAAAAGGCGGTTTCCAGTTTTAGCAACTGGATTGAGGTGTAGGCTTGAAACTGTTCAATCAGTAATAGTGGCTTGTGCCGTTCTCCATAACATTGCCATCGACCAAAACGAATCGCAACCGCCACCGGAGATGCATGATTTTGCTAATATGCTGGCCGCTACAGATGTTCCTTCAGATACGCTTTTGGGATCAGCTTCCGCAACTACTCATAACGTTCGCGCTCGATTGGTGCGTTCATATTTTCAGCCAATGTTAGATAGCtaa
- the LOC129911214 gene encoding putative nuclease HARBI1 isoform X1 — MKGGKIFSFWLKCGSEIFFIFLKRSRELRPITQLLIALRYYALGSFQLAIADFSGVCITSVHVVLKRVSRALAELSPRYIQMPQTQNERLKAAKEFFAVAKFPRTIGAIDCTHIRIQSPGGTDAENFRNRKGWFSLNVQTVSAANLKINDIVARWQGSAHDQRIFNMSSLKKRFEDGEFEHFILVGDSGYTNTTFLATPFLNVTNAVENLYNESQIRTRNCVERSYGVWKRRFPVLATGLRCRLETVQSVIVACAVLHNIAIDQNESQPPPEMHDFANMLAATDVPSDTLLGSASATTHNVRARLVRSYFQPMLDS, encoded by the exons ATGAAAGGAGGTAAAATTTTCTCATTTTGGTTGAAGTGTGGaagtgaaatatttttcatttttctaaaaagatCACGCGAATTACGACCTATCACGCAATTGCTAATTGCATTAAGGTATTATGCGCTTGGATCTTTTCAACTAGCAATCGCGGATTTTTCAGGGGTTTGTATTACAAGTGTACACGTTGTGTTGAAACGTGTGTCCAGAGCTCTTGCCGAACTTTCCCCACGGTATATTCAAATGCCCCAAACGCAAAACGAGCGCTTGAAAGCAGCTAAAGAATTTTTTGCAGTGGCAAAGTTCCCTCGGACTATTGGTGCAATAGATTGCACCCATATTCGAATTCAATCGCCAGGTGGAACAGATGCAGAAAATTTCAGAAATCGAAAAGGGTGGTTCTCGTTGAACGTCCAGACGGTGTCTGCagctaatttaaaaattaacgaTATCGTGGCTCGGTGGCAG GGGTCTGCTCATGATCAGCGAATTTTCAACATGTCGAGTCTAAAGAAACGGTTTGAAGACGGAGAGTTCGAGCATTTTATCCTTGTTGGAGATTCGGGCTATACAAATACCACCTTTCTTGCAACACCATTTCTCAATGTCACAAACGCAGTAGAAAACTTGTATAACGAATCACAAATTCGAACTCGCAATTGTGTGGAACGTTCATATGGCGTTTGGAAAAGGCGGTTTCCAGTTTTAGCAACTGGATTGAGGTGTAGGCTTGAAACTGTTCAATCAGTAATAGTGGCTTGTGCCGTTCTCCATAACATTGCCATCGACCAAAACGAATCGCAACCGCCACCGGAGATGCATGATTTTGCTAATATGCTGGCCGCTACAGATGTTCCTTCAGATACGCTTTTGGGATCAGCTTCCGCAACTACTCATAACGTTCGCGCTCGATTGGTGCGTTCATATTTTCAGCCAATGTTAGATAGCtaa